The following are encoded together in the Oncorhynchus clarkii lewisi isolate Uvic-CL-2024 chromosome 25, UVic_Ocla_1.0, whole genome shotgun sequence genome:
- the LOC139383283 gene encoding eukaryotic translation initiation factor 4E-like — MITPQVSPMNVNVYAKNHKMATAEPENNLNPQHAEGGEEAETGQEIVNPESYIKHPLQNKWSLWFFKNDKTKTWQANLCLISTFDTVEDFWALYNHIQLSSNLISGCDYSLFKDGIEPMWEDERNKRGGRWLITLSKQQRRQDLDRFWLETLLCLVGETFDDYSDEVCGAVVNIRSKGDKIAIWTADFDNREAITHIGRVYKERLGIPMKMTIGYQSHSDTSTKSGSTTKNKFVV; from the exons atgattacaccccaagTCAGTCCAATGAATGTCAACGTTTACGCGAAGAATCATAAGATGGCGACCGCGGAACCG GAGAACAATTTAAATCCCCAACATgctgaaggaggagaagaagcagaGACTGGTCAGGAGATAGTGAACCCTGAGAGCTATATCAAACACCCCCTCCAGAACAA ATGGTCACTTTGGTTCTTCAAAAATGATAAGACCAAAACATGGCAGGCGAACCTCTGCCTCATCTCCACGTTTGACACTGTTGAAGATTTCTGGGC TCTCTATAATCATATTCAGTTGTCAAGCAATCTGATATCTGGATGCGACTACTCTCTCTTTAAG GATGGCATTGAGCCCATGTGGGAGGATGAGCGGAACAAGCGCGGTGGGCGCTGGCTGATCACTCTCAGCAAGCAGCAGAGGAGACAAGACCTGGACCGCTTCTGGCTAGAAacc CTTCTCTGCCTTGTTGGGGAGACTTTTGATGACTATAGTGACGAAGTGTGCGGAGCAGTAGTCAATATTCGCTCGAAAGGAGACAAAATCGCCATCTGGACGGCAGACTTTGACAACAGGGAAGCCATAACACACATCGG GAGAGTGTATAAGGAGCGCTTGGGAATCCCCATGAAGATGACCATTGGCTACCAGTCACACTCTGACACCTCCACCAAGAGCGGCTCGACCACCAAAAACAAGTTTGTGGTCTGA